A genomic segment from Nitrosopumilus sp. K4 encodes:
- a CDS encoding DsbA family protein codes for MEPEESNQINTNEKIIIKKSSFNAVVIGIIIVVAIAAFFAGSYTSNLNSEQITQKDLDDAIAKLELKILQSRLPTEQQKQPVQISADDDPVRGNPDAPITIIEFSDFQCPFCARFHVQTLPLLLENYIDSGKVKLVYRDFPIQSIHPNAMPAAVAAECADDQGKYWQYHDRLFENQNQWSGLDTIDAIAVFGQYALDLELNQQEFNTCLNGGKYVNEIKKDLDDGREYGVSGTPGFFIGNDKLGYIELKGAQPFESFKKVLDSQLMS; via the coding sequence TTGGAGCCAGAAGAATCAAACCAGATCAACACCAATGAGAAAATCATTATAAAAAAATCTAGTTTTAATGCAGTTGTAATAGGGATTATCATAGTTGTTGCAATCGCTGCATTTTTTGCAGGTTCTTACACTTCCAACCTTAATTCTGAGCAGATTACTCAAAAAGATCTTGATGATGCCATAGCAAAACTGGAATTAAAGATTCTTCAGAGCAGGCTCCCAACAGAACAACAAAAACAACCAGTTCAAATTTCAGCCGATGATGATCCAGTAAGAGGAAATCCAGATGCACCAATAACAATAATAGAATTTTCAGATTTTCAATGTCCCTTTTGTGCAAGATTCCATGTTCAGACACTCCCATTGTTATTAGAAAACTACATTGATTCAGGTAAAGTAAAATTAGTTTACAGGGATTTTCCAATTCAGAGCATACATCCAAATGCCATGCCAGCAGCAGTTGCAGCAGAGTGTGCCGATGATCAAGGTAAATACTGGCAATATCATGACAGATTATTTGAAAATCAGAACCAGTGGAGTGGGTTAGATACAATCGATGCTATTGCAGTGTTTGGTCAATATGCACTGGATTTAGAATTAAATCAACAAGAATTCAATACTTGTCTTAATGGTGGAAAATATGTCAATGAGATTAAAAAAGATCTTGATGATGGAAGAGAATACGGAGTGTCAGGCACACCAGGATTTTTTATAGGAAATGACAAACTCGGATATATTGAATTAAAGGGGGCTCAGCCATTTGAAAGTTTTAAAAAAGTTCTAGATTCACAGTTAATGTCGTAA
- a CDS encoding Lrp/AsnC ligand binding domain-containing protein: protein MHKGFILLNCDLGAEEYIVEELKQMENVKNAYLTFGAYDVIGEIQTENQDGFEKAIAQIRQLSRVVSTMTLNIINPE from the coding sequence ATGCACAAAGGATTCATTTTATTAAATTGTGATCTTGGGGCCGAAGAATACATCGTTGAAGAATTAAAACAAATGGAAAATGTCAAAAATGCATATCTTACGTTTGGAGCATATGATGTAATTGGAGAAATACAAACAGAAAATCAAGACGGATTTGAAAAAGCAATAGCACAAATCAGACAGCTGTCCAGAGTAGTGAGTACAATGACATTAAACATCATAAATCCCGAATAA
- a CDS encoding DEAD/DEAH box helicase — translation MTKFQDLGLKEEILKGLEELGFQEAFPIQEAVIPVLLTGRDVVGQAHTGSGKTAAFSLSMLQEIQPKKGIQGLVMAPTRELAMQITEEIKKFGKHTGIKVATVYGGQGMGLQLDALERGVEIVVATPGRLIDHLKRGSIELRDISHIVLDEADTMLDMGFIDDIQFILDLAPEDRVMSLFSATMPTEILRLSEEYLKNPKQFLLDADDLSGEGIDQGYLVIKDRDKSKYLVDFIKQTKGQCIVFCSTKYRTRDVAKFLHQEKFDAVAIEGDMSQHRREQSMAKFRSGKADILVATDVASRGIDVPRVELVINYDVPNQEMAYFHRIGRTARAGAKGKAITFVSYSSVGDWNLIKRQIKVSLTDLNKEMGIEISIPDPLKRQVPSRRFGGQSRSGYSRGGRSGRYGSSDRGDPRDERRGRRKYSDRGGGRNRYGGRSRW, via the coding sequence ATGACAAAATTTCAAGATTTAGGATTAAAAGAAGAAATACTGAAGGGGTTAGAAGAGTTGGGATTCCAAGAAGCTTTTCCCATCCAAGAAGCAGTAATTCCAGTTTTACTTACAGGTAGAGACGTAGTAGGTCAAGCTCACACAGGTTCTGGAAAAACAGCTGCATTTTCATTATCAATGTTACAGGAGATTCAACCAAAAAAAGGGATTCAAGGACTTGTAATGGCTCCAACGAGAGAACTCGCAATGCAAATTACTGAGGAGATAAAGAAATTTGGAAAACACACAGGAATCAAAGTAGCAACAGTTTACGGGGGTCAAGGAATGGGCCTTCAATTAGATGCATTAGAAAGAGGAGTAGAGATTGTCGTTGCCACACCTGGAAGATTAATAGATCATCTGAAGAGAGGTTCAATTGAGCTAAGAGATATTTCCCATATCGTGCTAGACGAAGCAGACACTATGCTAGACATGGGATTCATAGACGATATTCAGTTCATTTTAGATTTAGCACCTGAAGACAGGGTTATGTCATTATTTTCAGCAACAATGCCAACAGAGATCCTCAGATTATCTGAAGAATATTTGAAAAATCCAAAACAATTTTTGCTTGATGCAGATGATCTTAGCGGCGAAGGAATCGACCAAGGGTATCTAGTGATTAAGGACAGAGACAAATCAAAATATTTAGTGGATTTTATTAAACAGACAAAAGGACAATGCATTGTATTTTGTTCAACAAAGTATCGAACAAGAGATGTTGCAAAATTCCTTCATCAAGAGAAATTTGATGCAGTGGCAATAGAAGGAGACATGTCACAGCACAGAAGAGAGCAATCAATGGCTAAATTTAGAAGTGGAAAGGCAGACATCCTAGTTGCAACAGATGTTGCATCAAGAGGAATAGATGTTCCAAGAGTAGAGCTTGTAATTAATTACGATGTACCTAATCAAGAAATGGCATACTTTCACAGAATTGGAAGAACTGCCAGAGCAGGGGCAAAAGGCAAAGCAATCACATTTGTATCATATTCATCAGTAGGAGATTGGAATTTAATCAAACGTCAAATCAAAGTTAGTTTGACTGATTTAAACAAAGAGATGGGAATTGAAATTTCAATCCCAGATCCTCTAAAGAGACAAGTCCCATCTAGAAGGTTTGGAGGTCAATCAAGATCAGGTTACTCTAGAGGAGGACGTTCAGGCAGATATGGTAGTTCAGACAGAGGAGATCCAAGAGATGAAAGAAGAGGAAGAAGAAAATACAGTGACCGTGGTGGTGGAAGAAACCGATACGGCGGTCGCAGTAGATGGTAA
- a CDS encoding M3 family oligoendopeptidase, whose amino-acid sequence MSQYKLDKWDLSELAKDPKSPAFQRQVKELETSARKFEKIKNSLTPNISSKKFISILHELEGISEKMSKVGGYASLAYSADTQSDEATSLMTKISKLGSEISNKILFFDLWWKTQVDDKNAKRLIKDAGELSEYLSHKRLVAKYSLSEPEERIINTLDVTGISALVKLYDKITNAYKYKMKIGNKTKKMTREELTNYVRNTNPKIRETAYKTILTKYSENKGVLGEIYQNIVLNWKDEGIEIRGYKSPISMRNIGNDVEDKTIESLLSACRKNSPVFQKFFLQKAKMLKIKKLRRYDLYAPAAANIKEKNYQYNKSVKLVFESLEKFSPKLRDYARQVFDEKHIDSSIRPGKRDGAFCSTLSPKITPYVLVNFTGKSRDVFTLAHELGHAVHSQAAQDRSILVQDAPLPLAETASTFSELLLYDNISEKISDDEKKIMLSEKIDDLYATIMRQSFFTIFEVAVHEQIGKGTTVDEISKTYLENLKEQFGRSVVLSDDFSIEWSCIPHFYHTPFYCYAYSFGNLLALSLFQRYKKEGKDFVPSYINILAAGGSKKPEKLLSEHGFDITSPKFWKEGFDYIDSQVKALASLN is encoded by the coding sequence ATGTCTCAGTACAAACTTGACAAGTGGGATTTATCAGAACTTGCAAAAGATCCAAAAAGTCCAGCATTTCAAAGACAAGTAAAAGAACTAGAAACATCCGCTAGAAAATTTGAAAAAATTAAAAATAGCCTCACACCAAACATATCATCAAAAAAATTCATATCAATTTTACACGAATTGGAAGGTATTTCTGAAAAAATGAGCAAGGTTGGAGGGTATGCATCATTAGCGTATTCAGCAGACACTCAATCTGATGAGGCCACATCACTTATGACGAAGATTTCAAAATTAGGTTCTGAGATTTCAAACAAGATTTTGTTTTTTGATTTGTGGTGGAAGACACAAGTTGATGATAAAAACGCCAAGAGGTTAATCAAGGATGCAGGTGAATTGTCAGAATACCTAAGCCACAAAAGACTAGTAGCGAAATACTCTTTGTCAGAACCCGAAGAGAGAATCATCAATACACTTGACGTTACAGGAATCTCAGCTTTGGTAAAATTGTATGACAAAATCACAAATGCATACAAGTACAAAATGAAGATCGGAAACAAAACAAAAAAAATGACAAGAGAGGAATTAACAAATTATGTCAGAAACACGAATCCAAAGATCAGAGAGACAGCATACAAAACAATCCTAACAAAATATTCTGAAAACAAAGGAGTCTTAGGAGAAATTTATCAAAATATTGTTCTGAATTGGAAAGACGAAGGAATTGAAATTCGTGGCTACAAATCACCTATTTCTATGAGAAACATCGGAAATGATGTAGAGGATAAAACCATAGAATCACTGCTTTCAGCATGTAGAAAAAACTCACCAGTATTTCAAAAATTCTTCTTACAAAAAGCAAAGATGCTCAAGATAAAAAAACTAAGACGCTATGATCTTTATGCGCCGGCTGCTGCAAACATTAAAGAAAAAAACTATCAATACAACAAATCAGTAAAATTAGTTTTTGAATCATTAGAGAAGTTTAGTCCAAAACTCAGAGATTATGCAAGGCAAGTCTTTGATGAAAAACACATAGATTCTTCAATCAGGCCTGGAAAAAGAGATGGTGCATTTTGCAGTACACTTTCACCAAAAATTACACCATATGTACTTGTAAACTTTACAGGAAAGTCAAGAGATGTGTTTACACTTGCACATGAATTAGGACATGCAGTCCACAGCCAAGCAGCACAAGATAGATCAATACTTGTGCAAGATGCACCTCTGCCATTAGCAGAAACTGCTTCAACATTCTCAGAATTATTATTGTACGATAACATTTCGGAAAAAATTTCAGATGATGAGAAAAAGATCATGTTATCTGAGAAAATAGATGACCTATATGCAACTATAATGAGGCAATCATTTTTTACAATTTTTGAAGTAGCAGTACATGAACAAATTGGAAAAGGTACAACAGTAGATGAGATATCAAAAACATATCTAGAAAATCTCAAAGAACAGTTTGGTAGATCAGTGGTCCTATCAGATGACTTTTCAATTGAGTGGAGTTGCATTCCACACTTTTATCACACACCGTTTTACTGTTATGCATATTCTTTTGGCAATTTGTTGGCATTGTCTCTTTTTCAGAGATATAAAAAAGAAGGCAAAGACTTTGTTCCATCTTATATCAACATACTTGCAGCTGGAGGTTCAAAGAAACCAGAAAAATTACTATCAGAGCACGGATTTGATATCACTTCACCAAAATTCTGGAAGGAAGGCTTTGACTATATTGACAGTCAAGTAAAAGCGCTAGCATCACTAAACTAG
- a CDS encoding inorganic diphosphatase has product MSKNFWHDIEPGVDIPEIINVIVEIPKGSMNKYEYDKKHNMIKLDRVLFSPFHYPGDYGIVPQTLSDDGDPLDALALVTNPTYPGILIEARPIGLLQMKDDGKLDDKIICVSTNDPRYLHTADISDIEDHYRSEIAHFFQVYKDLEGKKVEILGWKSAKEAKEVIIESIKRYKDTLKKY; this is encoded by the coding sequence ATGAGTAAAAATTTTTGGCATGATATTGAACCCGGCGTGGATATTCCTGAGATCATCAATGTGATTGTTGAAATTCCAAAAGGTTCAATGAACAAATATGAATATGATAAAAAACACAACATGATAAAACTAGACAGAGTTTTGTTTTCACCATTTCATTATCCAGGAGATTACGGGATTGTGCCTCAAACACTATCTGATGATGGAGACCCATTAGATGCCCTTGCACTTGTAACAAACCCCACATATCCGGGGATCTTAATTGAAGCAAGACCAATAGGATTGCTGCAAATGAAAGACGATGGAAAGCTAGATGACAAAATTATTTGTGTATCAACAAATGATCCCAGATACTTACACACAGCAGATATTTCAGATATTGAGGACCATTATCGTTCAGAGATTGCACATTTTTTCCAAGTTTACAAAGATCTCGAAGGAAAAAAAGTAGAGATCTTAGGATGGAAGTCAGCCAAAGAAGCCAAAGAAGTAATCATAGAATCAATAAAAAGATACAAAGACACTCTCAAAAAATACTAG
- a CDS encoding DUF3426 domain-containing protein produces MKIFLILLVFVGMTPAVFAEVSIQNDQTYLGDDGALHIVGEIQNDLNTPLNQISIHATLYDKNNQVIGVEETSSLVNIIMPEMKGPFDFILTDSESKKTKSYSLDLKYKVSSPKNQVIDITSSKLSRDNLDNLMITGTVVNRGEITANTIAVIATLYDKEGNVAAVSRVHPEPDYLRTDDETFFLVTIPDKTQTINIEDYSLVAESEEYAAVPEFPIGSLVLLGGSLSAYVGITRFSGRIITNLVSAANPK; encoded by the coding sequence GTGAAGATTTTCTTAATTTTACTTGTTTTTGTTGGAATGACACCAGCAGTATTTGCAGAAGTGTCAATACAAAATGATCAGACGTATTTGGGAGATGATGGAGCATTGCACATAGTGGGTGAAATACAAAATGATTTGAACACACCACTAAATCAGATTAGCATACATGCAACTCTTTATGACAAAAACAACCAAGTAATAGGAGTCGAGGAAACTAGCTCTCTAGTCAACATCATCATGCCAGAAATGAAAGGACCGTTTGATTTTATTTTAACAGACTCTGAATCAAAAAAGACAAAAAGCTATTCTTTAGATTTAAAATACAAGGTAAGTTCACCAAAAAACCAAGTAATCGACATTACGTCATCAAAACTATCAAGAGACAATCTAGATAACCTGATGATAACAGGTACTGTTGTGAACAGAGGAGAAATTACTGCAAACACGATAGCAGTAATTGCAACTCTTTACGATAAGGAAGGAAATGTGGCAGCAGTATCAAGAGTCCATCCAGAACCGGATTATCTCAGAACAGATGATGAAACATTTTTTCTTGTCACAATACCAGACAAAACACAGACAATAAACATAGAAGATTATTCCCTAGTGGCCGAGTCAGAGGAGTATGCAGCAGTTCCAGAATTTCCAATTGGTTCACTTGTTTTATTGGGAGGTTCATTATCTGCATATGTAGGAATTACAAGGTTTTCAGGAAGGATCATAACAAACTTAGTTTCTGCAGCAAATCCAAAGTAG
- a CDS encoding pyruvoyl-dependent arginine decarboxylase, protein MLDLVAKKLFLTKGKGVHEDRLTSFEYALRDAGIAGTNLVLISSIFPPCAKLISRNEGLKQIKPGQILFTIYSKNQTNEPHRLCSASVGIARPKDTERYGYLSEYESFGQNERQSGDYAEDIAAQMLASSLGIPFDLDKSWDEKRQQWTISGQIYKTQNITQSAKGDKDGKWTTVFAAAVLLV, encoded by the coding sequence TTGTTAGATCTGGTTGCCAAAAAATTATTCCTCACAAAAGGAAAGGGTGTACATGAAGATAGGCTGACTAGTTTTGAATATGCTCTAAGGGATGCAGGGATTGCTGGAACTAATTTGGTCTTGATTTCAAGTATATTTCCACCTTGTGCAAAACTAATTTCAAGAAATGAAGGGTTGAAACAAATCAAACCTGGACAGATATTGTTTACAATTTATTCAAAAAATCAAACAAATGAACCCCACAGATTATGTTCTGCGTCTGTTGGAATTGCAAGACCAAAAGACACTGAAAGATATGGGTATCTCTCAGAATACGAATCATTTGGACAAAATGAAAGACAGTCTGGCGATTATGCTGAAGATATTGCTGCCCAAATGCTTGCATCTTCCTTGGGAATACCTTTTGATTTGGATAAAAGCTGGGATGAAAAAAGACAACAATGGACAATTTCTGGTCAAATTTACAAAACACAAAACATTACACAATCTGCAAAAGGTGATAAAGACGGTAAATGGACAACTGTGTTTGCAGCAGCTGTGCTTCTAGTTTGA
- a CDS encoding cation:proton antiporter translates to MVTEFDVIPTIVGILFLILPAMLFGRIFKHFKISEIVGFVLAGVLLGPFALGGIIPFFENPIVVLNDVMLSLWQISGIIILFSAGLHFTFHNLIKAGYKSAVVGIMGVIVPLASGYYVSVLFGFDWMVSVIIGAALSATSIVVAVTILEEIRKEKSEEGNILVNAAVLDDILGLAVLSAIISLIALHSLPSVESITVTIAKDIGLWFLILMGAVFLLPKIVHSVAMTKPSSLEARGAKEAASLGSAFGFAAIASTVGLNPIVGAFAAGMGLAGSKLAGQVKEFVGRLKVIVEPLFFVIIGAHVNLVQINEMNLVFFIVILTVAVFSKIIGCGVPSIFMLKNRSKGLRIGYGMVGRGEVAFITIGVGLSAGVFGDVIYSTMVLVILATIFITPILLQNSYKKELQRK, encoded by the coding sequence ATGGTTACAGAATTTGATGTAATACCCACAATTGTGGGAATATTATTTTTGATTTTACCAGCTATGCTATTTGGTAGGATCTTTAAACATTTCAAAATTTCAGAAATTGTAGGGTTTGTTTTAGCTGGAGTACTTTTAGGACCTTTTGCACTAGGAGGCATAATCCCCTTCTTTGAGAATCCTATAGTGGTTCTAAATGATGTAATGTTGTCTCTTTGGCAGATTTCAGGAATTATTATTTTGTTCTCAGCCGGACTCCACTTTACATTTCATAATTTGATAAAAGCAGGGTACAAGTCTGCTGTGGTGGGAATCATGGGAGTTATAGTTCCGCTAGCCTCCGGGTATTATGTTTCTGTTCTGTTTGGTTTTGATTGGATGGTGTCTGTGATTATCGGTGCAGCATTAAGTGCAACTAGCATTGTAGTTGCAGTAACAATTCTAGAGGAGATCAGAAAGGAAAAATCAGAGGAAGGAAATATTTTGGTAAATGCTGCGGTTTTAGACGACATACTCGGATTAGCTGTACTTTCAGCCATAATTTCACTAATTGCTCTTCATTCACTGCCAAGTGTTGAATCAATAACTGTCACCATTGCAAAAGATATCGGTCTTTGGTTTTTAATTTTAATGGGGGCAGTGTTTTTGCTCCCTAAGATAGTTCACAGTGTAGCTATGACAAAACCTTCCTCTTTGGAAGCAAGAGGGGCCAAAGAGGCAGCATCCTTGGGTTCAGCGTTTGGATTTGCAGCTATTGCTTCAACTGTAGGATTGAATCCCATCGTCGGTGCATTTGCTGCAGGGATGGGCCTTGCAGGATCAAAACTTGCAGGCCAGGTAAAGGAATTTGTAGGTAGGCTGAAGGTAATAGTAGAACCCTTATTTTTTGTGATTATCGGCGCCCATGTCAATCTTGTTCAAATCAATGAAATGAATTTAGTTTTCTTTATAGTGATTTTAACAGTAGCCGTTTTTAGCAAAATTATCGGCTGTGGTGTACCATCGATATTTATGCTAAAAAACAGATCCAAGGGATTGCGTATTGGATATGGGATGGTTGGCAGAGGAGAAGTAGCATTTATCACGATTGGTGTTGGATTATCCGCTGGTGTGTTTGGTGATGTAATTTATTCTACAATGGTTTTGGTTATTTTGGCAACCATATTCATAACTCCTATCTTGCTTCAGAATTCATATAAAAAAGAATTACAAAGAAAATAA
- a CDS encoding UBP-type zinc finger domain-containing protein, whose product MPKECEHFSEENKGMLPNTKGCEECEKEHLPTVALRMCLTCGHVGCCDSSVGKHATKHFKETRHPVMIAVQENSWKWCYIHEEYY is encoded by the coding sequence ATGCCAAAAGAATGTGAACATTTTTCCGAGGAAAACAAAGGCATGTTACCAAATACCAAAGGATGTGAAGAGTGCGAGAAAGAGCATCTCCCCACAGTGGCGCTTAGAATGTGTCTTACTTGTGGCCACGTAGGATGTTGCGATTCATCAGTAGGCAAACACGCTACAAAACATTTCAAAGAAACTAGACATCCAGTAATGATTGCGGTTCAGGAAAATTCATGGAAGTGGTGCTATATCCATGAAGAATATTATTGA